One stretch of Zingiber officinale cultivar Zhangliang chromosome 6B, Zo_v1.1, whole genome shotgun sequence DNA includes these proteins:
- the LOC121992261 gene encoding probable monogalactosyldiacylglycerol synthase 1, chloroplastic translates to MTPSSVAKEDLLFLLPFDSLVARIPFFTSPSPSSLSAFPRRCSFPSHTRSCSRPAAFASLSPGSSELHRLWSHFNRFVRFHSEPRAPIGFASAGLSNDEIRLEDESPLIAEDNGAPINGVAEYERPKKVLILMSDTGGGHRASAEAIRAAFNQEFGDEYQVFVTDLWTEHTPWPFNQLPRSYNFLVKHGALWKMTYYGTAPRLVHQPHFAATSTFIAREVAKGLMKYQPDIIISVHPLMQHVPLRILKAKGLLNKIIFTTVVTDLSTCHPTWFHRLVTRCYCPSSEVAKRAIKARLQPSQIKVYGLPVRPSFVKPVRPKVELRRELGMDENLPAVLLMGGGEGMGPIEATARALGDILYDENLGGPVGQILVICGRNKKLVNKLQSIDWKVPVQVKGFVTKMEESMGACDCIITKAGPGTIAEAMIRGLPIILNGYIAGQEVGNVPYVVENGCGKFSKAPKEIAKIVADWFGAKSDELRAMSENALKLARPDAVVKIVHDLHELVRERSLQPQYSCAA, encoded by the exons ATGACTCCCTCTTCCGTCGCCAAAGAAGACCTTCTTTTCCTCCTCCCCTTCGACTCCCTCGTCGCTCGGATCCCCTTCTtcacctctccttctccttcctccctCTCTGCTTTTCCTCGACGTTGTTCCTTTCCCTCGCATACTAGAAGCTGCAGCCGGCCTGCCGCCTTTGCCTCACTTTCCCCCGGTTCCTCCGAGCTCCATCGCCTCTGGAGCCACTTCAACCGGTTCGTGCGTTTCCACAGCGAGCCCCGTGCCCCCATCGGTTTTGCCTCCGCCGGCCTCTCGAACGACGAGATCCGTCTGGAGGATGAGAGCCCTCTCATTGCCGAGGACAACGGCGCCCCCATTAACGGCGTGGCGGAGTATGAGAGGCCGAAGAAGGTTTTGATTTTGATGAGTGATACTGGTGGTGGGCATCGTGCGTCGGCGGAGGCCATCAGGGCTGCCTTCAACCAGGAATTCGGCGATGAGTACCAG GTCTTTGTGACTGACTTGTGGACGGAGCATACGCCCTGGCCATTTAATCAATTACCGAGAAGTTACAATTTTTTGGTAAAGCATGGTGCTTTGTGGAAAATGACGTACTATGGTACCGCACCTCGCTTGGTGCACCAACCACATTTTGCGGCAACTTCAACATTTATTGCTCG AGAAGTTGCAAAAGGCTTGATGAAGTATCAACCTGATATTATAATTAGTGTACATCCTCTAATGCAACACGTTCCTCTTCGAATTCTGAAGGCCAAAGGTCTACTGAACAAAATTATTTTCACTACAGTTGTGACAGATCTGAGCACATGTCATCCAACATG GTTCCATAGGCTTGTAACAAGATGTTATTGCCCTTCTTCTGAAGTGGCAAAGAGAGCAATAAAAGCTCGACTACAACCTTCACAGATCAAGGTCTATGGCCTTCCTGTACGCCCTTCCTTTGTTAAGCCTGTACGGCCAAAG GTTGAATTAAGAAGGGAGCTAGGGATGGATGAAAATTTGCCTGCTGTATTACTGatgggaggaggagaaggaatggGTCCTATTGAGGCCACCGCTAGGGCACTTGGTGATATATTGTACGATGAGAATCTTGGAGGACCTGTAGGTCAGATTCTTGTTATCTGTGGCAGAAACAAGAAGTTAGTCAACAAATTACAGTCGATTGATTGGAAAGTTCCGGTCCAG GTAAAAGGTTTTGTCACGAAGATGGAAGAATCAATGGGTGCTTGTGACTGCATAATTACCAAA GCTGGACCAGGTACTATTGCAGAAGCCATGATTCGTGGGCTTCCTATTATTCTGAATGGTTATATTGCTGGACAG GAAGTTGGTAACGTTCCTTATGTGGTGGAGAATGGATGTGGAAAGTTCTCAAAAGCTCCAAAGGAGATTGCGAAAATAGTTGCTGACTGGTTTGGCGCGAAGTCTGACGAACTCAGGGCCATGTCTGAGAATGCTCTAAAACTAGCACGTCCAGATGCGGTTGTCAAGATTGTTCATGATCTCCACGAGCTGGTCAGAGAACGAAGCCTTCAACCTCAGTACTCTTGTGCAGCTTGA
- the LOC121992262 gene encoding tetraspanin-8-like isoform X1, producing the protein MFRLSNNLIGVLNFVTFLLSLPILGGGIWLATRGGVTDCEKFLQTPLILIGVFFMLVSLAGLVGACCRNSLLLSIYLSVMFILIVVLTVFTVFAFVVTNKGAGEVTSNRGYKEYRLGDYSHWLQKRVENSKNWARIRACLSEAKVCQSLRESNQTFNQFISDNLSPIESGCCKPPSECNFDYQNATLWTAPATDTNSSNPDCSTWSNNQSILCYDCRSCKAGVIANAKDKWKKIAILNIIILIFLIIVYSVGCCAFRNNRRDNDGPVEWKGGYA; encoded by the exons ATGTTTCGATTGAGCAATAATCTCATCGGGGTGCTCAACTTCGTCACCTTCCTGCTCTCGCTGCCCATCCTGGGCGGCGGGATATGGTTAGCCACCCGCGGCGGCGTGACCGACTGCGAAAAGTTCTTGCAGACCCCTCTGATTTTGATCGGCGTCTTCTTCATGCTCGTCTCCCTCGCCGGCCTTGTCGGCGCCTGCTGCCGCAACTCTCTCCTTCTCTCGATTTACCTATCCGTCATGTTCATCCTCATCGTCGTCCTCACCGTCTTCACAGTCTTCGCCTTCGTCGTCACCAACAAGGGCGCCGGCGAGGTCACCTCTAACCGGGGGTATAAGGAGTACCGCCTCGGCGATTACTCCCACTGGCTGCAGAAGCGGGTGGAGAACTCGAAGAACTGGGCTAGGATCCGCGCTTGCCTGTCCGAAGCTAAGGTCTGCCAGAGCCTGCGAGAGAGTAACCAGACCTTCAACCAGTTTATTAGTGACAATCTTTCGCCCATCGAG TCCGGATGCTGCAAACCCCCCTCTGAATGCAACTTCGATTACCAAAACGCAACTCTCTGGACTGCACCAGCGACGGACACCAATTCAAGCAACCCCGACTGCAGTACCTGGAGCAACAACCAGTCGATTCTCTGCTACGACTGCCGATCTTGCAAAGCCGGCGTCATCGCCAACGCAAAGGACAAGTGGAAGAAGATTGCCATCCTCAACATCATCATCCTTATCTTCCTCATAATTGTCTACTCTGTTGGCTGCTGTGCATTCCGAAACAACAGACGGGACAACGACGGCCCAGTCGAGTGGAAAGGAGGATATGCCTAA
- the LOC121992262 gene encoding tetraspanin-8-like isoform X2 — translation MFRLSNNLIGVLNFVTFLLSLPILGGGIWLATRGGVTDCEKFLQTPLILIGVFFMLVSLAGLVGACCRNSLLLSIYLSVMFILIVVLTVFTVFAFVVTNKGAGEVTSNRGYKEYRLGDYSHWLQKRVENSKNWARIRACLSEAKVCQSLRESNQTFNQFISDNLSPIEVPSTPNAISMSIPDAANPPLNATSITKTQLSGLHQRRTPIQATPTAVPGATTSRFSATTADLAKPASSPTQRTSGRRLPSSTSSSLSSS, via the exons ATGTTTCGATTGAGCAATAATCTCATCGGGGTGCTCAACTTCGTCACCTTCCTGCTCTCGCTGCCCATCCTGGGCGGCGGGATATGGTTAGCCACCCGCGGCGGCGTGACCGACTGCGAAAAGTTCTTGCAGACCCCTCTGATTTTGATCGGCGTCTTCTTCATGCTCGTCTCCCTCGCCGGCCTTGTCGGCGCCTGCTGCCGCAACTCTCTCCTTCTCTCGATTTACCTATCCGTCATGTTCATCCTCATCGTCGTCCTCACCGTCTTCACAGTCTTCGCCTTCGTCGTCACCAACAAGGGCGCCGGCGAGGTCACCTCTAACCGGGGGTATAAGGAGTACCGCCTCGGCGATTACTCCCACTGGCTGCAGAAGCGGGTGGAGAACTCGAAGAACTGGGCTAGGATCCGCGCTTGCCTGTCCGAAGCTAAGGTCTGCCAGAGCCTGCGAGAGAGTAACCAGACCTTCAACCAGTTTATTAGTGACAATCTTTCGCCCATCGAGGTACCATCCACCCCAAATGCCATTTCTATGTCAAT TCCGGATGCTGCAAACCCCCCTCTGAATGCAACTTCGATTACCAAAACGCAACTCTCTGGACTGCACCAGCGACGGACACCAATTCAAGCAACCCCGACTGCAGTACCTGGAGCAACAACCAGTCGATTCTCTGCTACGACTGCCGATCTTGCAAAGCCGGCGTCATCGCCAACGCAAAGGACAAGTGGAAGAAGATTGCCATCCTCAACATCATCATCCTTATCTTCCTCATAA